TTAAAGCGTTTGAGCTCACTGGCTTGTTTATAAAGCCTGCGCCCCGGTTTGCTTAATCGTTTGATTTCGCTGATGACCGCACGCCCCTTATCATCATAGGCCAATTCCACAGAGATAAAGTTTTTCCCTTCTTTTTGCACCACTTGGTAATTGGTAATAAAACCACGATTTTTAAAAATCTCCAAGATAGACACCACGATTTTAGCGTAATAGAGCTCTGTAACCTCCAAACGACGCATGCTCGCATTCCGAATGCGTGTCAGAGAATCCGCGACAATATCATTGACCATGTATGCCCCTTACCAACTAGCTTTTCTAAGACCGGGGATCAAACCCTCGTTGCCCATTTTGCGCAAACAAACCCGACACAATCCAAAATCGCGATAGACTGAATGGGGGCGTCCACAGATATTACAACGGGTGTAAGCCCGCGCCCTAAACTTCGCTTTCCTATGGGTCTTTGCGATCATCGATTTTTTAGCCATTAGTGCCCTTTAGAAAAGGGCATTCCAAGCAATTCTAGCAATTTGAATGCCTCCTTATCGTTATTTGTAGAAGTAATAATAGCGATGTTGAGTCCGTGTGTAACCATGATGTCATCGTAGACTACCTCAGGGAAAATCAACTGCTCATTGAGACCAAAACCATAATTCCCCCGCCCATCAAACCCATTTTTAGAAACCCCTCTAAAGTCTTTTACCCTAGGAAGTGCAATCACAATCAATTTTTCTAAAAAGTTAAACATGATCTTATTTCTAAGTGTTACCTTAACACCCACCGCCATGTTTTCGCGAATTTTAAACCCTGCTACAGATTTTTTCGCCTTAGTGATCACAGCCTTTTGGCCTGCGATGAGCGAGAGGGTTTGGGCAATATTTTGCATAATCTTGGCATCTTTAGCATAATCCCCTGCCCCGACACTAAGCACAATCTTTTCCAGCTTAGGCAACAACATAGGATTTTTAATCCCTAACTCCTCTGCTAACTTTTTCTTCACTTCTTTGTCATAGAAGCTCTTCAAGCCGTACATCGCGCTCACTCCTTCTCTTTCTTAACATTAGAGATGTGGATAGGCATCTCTTTAAAAATATGCCCGGTTTGAGGATTTTCTTCATTAGGGTTTGGTTTTAGTGCCTTTTTAGCCAGCTTGCAACCCTCTACCAATAGTGTAGATTTCTTAGGGAAAACAGCTAACACTTTGCCCACCTTACCTTTATCATCTCCGGCGATGATTTTGACCATATCGTCTTTTTTAATCTTGCACTTCATTAAAGGACCTCCGGAGCCAAAGAAATGATTTTCATAAAATTGGCATAACGCACTTCTCGGCTTACGGGGCCAAAAATGCGTGTGCCAATGGGATCTCTTTTGGCATCTAAAATCACTGCAGCATTATCATCAAAACGAATCAGAGAACCATTAGGGCGTTGCACTTCCTTTTTAGTGCGCACGATCACCGCCTTAACCACCTGTCCTTTCTTGACTTTGCCATTAGGAATAGCTTTTTTGACAGAAGCAACAATCACATCGCCCACACTCGCATAGCGTTTGTGGCTTCCTCCTAAAACCTTGATACACATAATCTCTTTGCCACCGCTATTATCTGCGACAACTAACCTCGTAAAACTCTGTATCATGAAACTCCCTTCACTAAAATCTCTTTAAGAGCAAAGGTTTTAGTTTTTGATATAGGTTTGCACTCAATCGCGCTCACAAAATCTCCTACTTGAGAGGTATTTTGGCGATCGTCGATGGTGTATTTTTTGAAACGCTTAACAATCTTGCGGTATTTTTTGTGCAATACTTTTCTCTCCACCAAAATCACGGCACTGCAAGCATCTATTTTATTGACTACTTTCCCTTGAATGGTGCGTTTATGGGGTTGTTTAGTTTCCATTAAGACCTCTTTAAGGCGCTGAGCGCAGTGTTAATACGGGCAATGTCTTTACGCACCGCTCTAACCTCATTAGGGTTTTTGATTTGCATGGTTTTGAGTTTGATACGCAACTCAAAGAGTTCTAACTTCTTTTCCTTGAGCAACTTTTCTAACTCCTTTCTATCCTTCTCTCTCAATTCAGTAAATTTCATTTTCACTCTCTCTAGTTACAATTTTTGTCCTGAAAGGCAATTTTCTCTGTGCTAAAGTCAGAGCCTCTCTAGCTAAACTCTCCTCAATCCCTAGCATCTCATAGACAATGCGACCCGGTTTGATATTCATCACCCATTTTTCTACAGAACCCTTACCTTTACCCATCCGAGTTTCTAAGGGTTTGGCTGTCAGAGGCTTATCGGGGAAAACTCGAATCCACACCTTACCTGCTCTTTTAATATGGCGAGTCATGGCTACCCTTGCAGCCTCAATCTGACGCGAATCGATACGGCCATGTTCAACAGCCTTGATTCCAATATCTCCAAAGGCTAGCTTAACCCCCCTAGTAGATTTTCCCCGATTTCTGCCTTTCATCTGCTTGCGATACTTCGTTTTTTTAGGCATTAACATAGCTATTCTCTCCCTCTTCTAGTGCGCCCTCTAGGGGTTCTCTCTTCGCCTTCTTCTTCGCGTTTTTCTGCTTGGATACCTTTTTGAAGCACCTCACCTTTAAAGATCCAAACCTTTACGCCAATGATTCCATAAACGGTCATAGCTTCTGCAAAACCATAATCAATTTTAGCTCGTAGAGTATGCAAAGGCACACGCCCTTCCATATACCACTCTGTGCGCGCGATCTCAGCTCCAGCCAAACGCCCTGAAACACGCACCTTAATTCCCCGTGCTCCAGACTTCATGGCTGTTTGCATCACTTTTTTCATAGCTCTTCTAAAAGCTACCCGTTTTTCTAATTGAGTCGCCACATTCTCAGCGACCAATTGTGCATCGGCTTGAGGGCGTTTGACCTCTTTAATGCTCAAGGCAATGTCCCTTTTGATAAGATTTTTCAAAGAAACTTTGATCTTTTCAATATCGACACCCTGCTTACCAATAATGAGCCCTGGTCGGGCAGCCACAACAGTGATGCGCAACTTTTTAGCAGCCCGCTCGATCACGATTTCGCTCACCCCTGCGTAATACAATTCTTTTTTAAGAAACTTGCGGATACGATGGTCTTCCTCGATATTCTGCACTGTATCGTGCGTTCCGGGAAACCACCTAGAAGCCCAATTCTTATTGATTCCTAATCTCAAACCAATCGGATTAACCTTTTGACCCAT
This portion of the Helicobacter felis ATCC 49179 genome encodes:
- the rpsH gene encoding 30S ribosomal protein S8, with protein sequence MVNDIVADSLTRIRNASMRRLEVTELYYAKIVVSILEIFKNRGFITNYQVVQKEGKNFISVELAYDDKGRAVISEIKRLSKPGRRLYKQASELKRFKNGYGVIVVSTSKGVITNEEAYKQNVGGEVLCSIW
- a CDS encoding type Z 30S ribosomal protein S14, encoding MAKKSMIAKTHRKAKFRARAYTRCNICGRPHSVYRDFGLCRVCLRKMGNEGLIPGLRKASW
- the rplE gene encoding 50S ribosomal protein L5 — translated: MYGLKSFYDKEVKKKLAEELGIKNPMLLPKLEKIVLSVGAGDYAKDAKIMQNIAQTLSLIAGQKAVITKAKKSVAGFKIRENMAVGVKVTLRNKIMFNFLEKLIVIALPRVKDFRGVSKNGFDGRGNYGFGLNEQLIFPEVVYDDIMVTHGLNIAIITSTNNDKEAFKLLELLGMPFSKGH
- the rplX gene encoding 50S ribosomal protein L24; protein product: MKCKIKKDDMVKIIAGDDKGKVGKVLAVFPKKSTLLVEGCKLAKKALKPNPNEENPQTGHIFKEMPIHISNVKKEKE
- the rplN gene encoding 50S ribosomal protein L14, whose product is MIQSFTRLVVADNSGGKEIMCIKVLGGSHKRYASVGDVIVASVKKAIPNGKVKKGQVVKAVIVRTKKEVQRPNGSLIRFDDNAAVILDAKRDPIGTRIFGPVSREVRYANFMKIISLAPEVL
- the rpsQ gene encoding 30S ribosomal protein S17; amino-acid sequence: METKQPHKRTIQGKVVNKIDACSAVILVERKVLHKKYRKIVKRFKKYTIDDRQNTSQVGDFVSAIECKPISKTKTFALKEILVKGVS
- the rpmC gene encoding 50S ribosomal protein L29: MKFTELREKDRKELEKLLKEKKLELFELRIKLKTMQIKNPNEVRAVRKDIARINTALSALKRS
- the rplP gene encoding 50S ribosomal protein L16, with the protein product MLMPKKTKYRKQMKGRNRGKSTRGVKLAFGDIGIKAVEHGRIDSRQIEAARVAMTRHIKRAGKVWIRVFPDKPLTAKPLETRMGKGKGSVEKWVMNIKPGRIVYEMLGIEESLAREALTLAQRKLPFRTKIVTRESENEIY
- the rpsC gene encoding 30S ribosomal protein S3, translated to MGQKVNPIGLRLGINKNWASRWFPGTHDTVQNIEEDHRIRKFLKKELYYAGVSEIVIERAAKKLRITVVAARPGLIIGKQGVDIEKIKVSLKNLIKRDIALSIKEVKRPQADAQLVAENVATQLEKRVAFRRAMKKVMQTAMKSGARGIKVRVSGRLAGAEIARTEWYMEGRVPLHTLRAKIDYGFAEAMTVYGIIGVKVWIFKGEVLQKGIQAEKREEEGEERTPRGRTRRGRE